In Daucus carota subsp. sativus chromosome 4, DH1 v3.0, whole genome shotgun sequence, one DNA window encodes the following:
- the LOC108216536 gene encoding NAC domain-containing protein 54 isoform X2: MAPVSLPPGFRFHPTDEELVAYYLKRKINGRKIELEVIPEVDLYKCEPWDLPGKSLLPSKDLEWYFFSPRDRKYPNGSRTNRATRAGYWKATGKDRKVNSQMRAVGMKKTLVYYRGRAPHGARTDWVMHEYRLDERECETASGLQDAYALCRIFKKSLNAIKVVNHYGIAASDHSSSNIEIYSDGRCEDNVESSDHPMSLSSAYPPNNSMASASTYNNSGTNTHHDAKWMQYLSEEAFSFSNPSSFQDAAALSYPPSKVDIALECARLQHRLSLPPLQVQDFPQADYVDMKMQEARSMYGDTSNQHQDILQEILSVAQVSQELMNQNSWINGNASAAEDDFSFLPQENKIQGQNNSRSMVTGHNEDLGTERMVENLRWVGMSNKDLVKSFHEEYNCVPIENISSFQNNHNLQGESSHQHDFQEVNDTEETDHFSLEFVNDDPNDHGFLNDAELDDFSTSPTFDVYEKIEVTHGLFVSTRQVPDTYFHKIVPSQTVKVHINPMIVHSFPISAVDAAARPWNISLLDKFKALITTITMVGTTKSLKPWTKTPHPFVGIVSLMITFLYLEDNIDYLIELRDVDDLPDQMKTEQLRNLENFEIFNWEYKEKKCGNVKKEWGSLVLNKVWPCVTLALASYFLGAAHFM; encoded by the exons ATGGCCCCTGTATCGTTGCCCCCGGGGTTTCGGTTCCATCCAACAGATGAGGAATTAGTAGCCTACTACCTCAAGAGAAAAATCAATGGACGTAAGATAGAGCTTGAAGTCATCCCTGAAGTTGATCTCTACAAGTGCGAACCATGGGACTTGCCAG GGAAATCACTATTGCCAAGCAAAGATCTAGAGTGGTATTTCTTTAGTCCCAGAGATCGGAAATACCCAAATGGATCAAGGACTAATCGAGCAACTAGAGCCGGATACTGGAAAGCAACGGGGAAGGATAGAAAAGTGAACTCCCAAATGCGCGCAGTGGGAATGAAGAAAACCCTTGTTTATTACAGAGGGAGAGCTCCTCATGGTGCTAGAACTGACTGGGTTATGCATGAGTATAGGCTGGATGAGAGGGAATGTGAGACTGCCTCTGGCTTGCAG GATGCATATGCCTTGTGTCGCATCTTCAAAAAGAGTTTGAATGCAATAAAGGTTGTAAATCACTATGGGATCGCAGCTAGTGATCATTCATCTAgtaatattgaaatatattcTGATGGAAGATGTGAAGATAATGTGGAGAGCTCTGATCATCCAATGTCATTGTCATCAGCATATCCTCCTAACAATTCCATGGCCTCTGCCTCCACCTATAACAATAGTGGCACAAATACTCATCATGATGCTAAATGGATGCAATACTTGTCCGAAGAGGCTTTTAGCTTTTCAAATCCCTCTAGTTTCCAAGATGCTGCTGCCCTTTCGTATCCACCTTCCAAG GTCGATATAGCATTAGAATGTGCAAGATTGCAACACCGTCTCTCGTTGCCTCCATTGCAAGTGCAAGACTTTCCACAGGCTGACTATGTTGATATGAAGATGCAGGAGGCAAGGTCCATGTATGGCGATACAAGTAATCAACACCAGGATATTTTACAAGAAATTCTTTCGGTTGCACAAGTTTCTCAGGAACTGATGAATCAGAATTCTTGGATCAATGGAAATGCTTCTGCTGCTGAAGATGATTTTTCATTTCTAcctcaagaaaataaaattcaaggcCAGAATAATAGCAGGTCCATGGTAACCGGACATAATGAAGACCTCGGAACTGAGAGAATGGTTGAGAACTTAAGATGGGTAGGAATGTCAAATAAAGATCTTGTCAAG AGTTTCCATGAAGAATACAATTGTGTTCCAATAGAAAACATATCAAGTTTTCAGAACAATCATAATTTGCAAG GTGAAAGCAGTCATCAACATGACTTCCAAGAAGTTAATGATACTGAAGAAACTGATCATTTCTCGCTTGAATTTGTGAACGATGATCCAAATGATCATGGCTTCTTAAATGATGCAGAATTGGATGATTTCTCAACTTCTCCAACCTTTGATGTATATGAGAAAATCGAAGTCACCCATGGTCTCTTTGTGTCTACTCGTCAAGTTCCAGACACATACTTCCACAAAATAGTTCCTTCACAGACAGTTAAGGTTCATATAAATCCAATGATTGTCCATAGCTTTCCAATATCAGCAGTCGATGCAGCAGCAAGGCCTTGGAATATAAGTCTACTGGACAAGTTCAAGGCACTGATCACCACTATAACCATGGTCGGAACAACCAAATCCTTGAAGCCATGGACTAAAACTCCCCACCCATTTGTCGGTATAGTATCACTCATGATCACATTTCTATATCTGGAGGATAATATTGATTATCTCATTGAGTTGAGGGATGTCGACGATTTGCCTGATCAAATGAAGACAGAACAGCTCAGGAATctggaaaattttgaaatttttaactgggagtataaggaaaagaaatGTGGAAATGTGAAGAAAGAATGGGGCAGTCTGGTATTGAACAAGGTGTGGCCTTGTGTTACTCTTGCTTTAGCTAGCTATTTCTTGGGTGCAGCACATTTTATGTGA
- the LOC135152403 gene encoding uncharacterized protein LOC135152403 gives MLVVDTDSHTCLFMWILRLSGMSGPSTPVHSDHSESTVEGLPPRPGVVPISPPRALTPPPVAGPSRPPGYPRSGQTPIAAVPLRAIPPSAPEMPPPAPIIRPPIRGPPPEHESSGFSGVGPSYPCSPLSVPYHYYQALLMERDELLGQIGELTQAMRDLDPNRAERQLREEIRAFWIEAVERLCGITAPLGTPGDIIDWARWVLERLDVIGGPDFP, from the coding sequence ATGTTGGTAGTGGATACAGATTCTCATACGTGTTTGTTCATGTGGATTCTCAGACTATCAGGCATGTCAGGAcccagtaccccggttcattcTGACCATTCAGAGTCGACAGTTGAGGGACTTCCACCTCGTCCAGGAGTTGTACCTATATCTCCACCCAGGGCACTTACACCCCCACCTGTAGCAGGACCTTCACGTCCACCTGGATACCCTCGTAGTGGACAGACCCCTATTGCAGCTGTACCGCTTAGGGCTATACCCCCGTCTGCACCTGAGATGCCCCCACCTGCTCCCATTATACGACCTCCTATCCGTGGACCTCCACCAGAGCATGAGTCTTCGGGATTTTCAGGTGTCGGACCCTCTTATCCGTGTTCCCCTCTTTCAGTACCCTATCACTACTATCAGGCACTTTTGATGGAGAGAGATGAGTTGTTGGGCCAGATTGGGGAGCTGACACAGGCGATGAGGGATTTAGATCCTAATAGGGCAGAGCGACAGTTGAGAGAGGAGATACGTGCTTTTTGGATAGAGGCAGTAGAGAGGTTATGTGGGATTACCGCACCACTTGGTACCCCTGGAGATATTATAGATTGGGCTCGTTGGGTCTTGGAGCGGCTGGATGTTATCGGAGGACCAGACTTTCCCTAG
- the LOC108216259 gene encoding sucrose synthase 6, giving the protein MSSSPILKRSESVIDTMPEALRQSRYHMKRCFTKYIEQGKRLMKLHHLMAEMETVIDDKFERTQVLEGLLGYILCTTQEAVVIPPHVAFAIRPNPGFWEFVKVSSIDLSVEGITATDYLKFKEMIVDENWANDANALELDFGAMDFDAPRLTLSSSIGNGLNFITKFLTSKLNGPLEKAQPLVDYLLSLNYQGEKLMINETLNTALKLQGALIVAEAALSLLPRETPYTSFENRFKEWGFEKGWGDNAGRVMETMRYLSEVLQAPDSVNMERFFSRVPTTFNVVLFSVHGYFGQADVLGLPDTGGQVVYVLDQVLALEEELLLRIKQQGLNAKPHILVVTRLIPDAKGNTCNQELEPVLKTKHSHILRVPFRTESGIVPQWISRFDIYPYLETFTQDATKKILEIMEGKPDLIIGNYTDGNLVASLMANKLGVTLGTIAHALEKTKYEDSDLKWKELDSKYHFSCQFTADTIAMNSADFIITSTYQEIAGSKDRPGQYESHTAFTLPGISRVVSGINIFDPKFNIASPGADQTVYFPATEKLKRFTSFRPAIDELLFSKIENDQHIGYLEDKKKPIIFSMARLDTVKNISGLTEWYGKNKRLRNLVNLVIVAGFFDPSKSKDREEIAEIKKMHTIIEMYQLKGQLRWIAAQTDKNRNSELYRCIADTKGAFVQPALYEAFGLTVIEAMNCGLPTFATNQGGPAEIIVDGVSGYHIDPNNGDESSNKIADFFQKCKEDAEFWNRISSAALSRIYECYTWKIYANKMLNMGTIYGFWRQLYKDQKLAKQRYIQMLYNLQFRNLVKTVPLSVSAPAPQLAIPKEIVKVQPKRTQSRFSRLFGA; this is encoded by the exons ATGTCTTCTTCACCTATCCTAAAGCGGTCCGAGTCAGTGATTGATACGATGCCAGAGGCTTTGAGGCAGAGCCGGTATCATATGAAGAGGTGCTTCACCAAGTACATTGAACAAGGAAAGCGGTTGATGAAACTTCATCATTTGATGGCTGAGATGGAGACTGTCATAGATGACAAGTTTGAAAGAACTCAAGTTCTGGAGGGCTTGCTTGGCTACATTCTGTGCACTACTCAG GAGGCTGTTGTTATTCCACCACATGTTGCATTTGCGATTAGACCTAATCCAGGGTTCTGGGAGTTTGTTAAAGTTAGCTCCATTGATCTATCCGTCGAAGGCATCACAGCTACAGATTACTTGAAGTTCAAAGAAATGATTGTTGATGAAAATTG GGCTAATGATGCAAATGCATTGGAACTAGATTTTGGAGCAATGGACTTCGATGCACCTCGTTTAACTCTATCCTCATCAATTGGAAATGGATTAAATTTCATTACGAAGTTCCTCACCTCCAAGCTGAATGGTCCACTAGAAAAAGCACAACCACTTGTAGATTACCTGCTATCACTGAATTACCAGGGAGAA AAACTTATGATCAATGAGACACTCAACACAGCTCTTAAACTTCAAGGGGCACTAATAGTAGCTGAAGCAGCCTTGTCTTTGCTACCTAGAGAAACACCATATACGAGCTTTGAAAACAG GTTTAAAGAATGGGGTTTTGAAAAGGGATGGGGAGATAATGCTGGAAGAGTTATGGAGACGATGAGATATCTTTCAGAGGTGCTCCAAGCACCAGATTCAGTAAACATGGAAAGATTCTTTAGCAGGGTTCCTACGACTTTCAATGTTGTTCTGTTTTCTGTCCATGGGTACTTTGGACAAGCAGATGTCCTAGGATTGCCAGACACTGGGGGTCAG GTGGTTTATGTTCTGGATCAAGTGCTCGCTTTGGAAGAGGAATTGCTGCTCAGAATTAAGCAGCAAGGTCTTAATGCTAAGCCTCATATTCTTGTG GTGACTCGACTTATCCCTGATGCAAAGGGGAATACGTGCAATCAAGAACTAGAACCTGTGCTAAAAACAAAGCATTCCCACATTCTCCGAGTTCCATTTAGGACTGAAAGTGGAATTGTTCCGCAATGGATTTCACGTTTTGATATCTATCCTTACCTTGAAACTTTTACCCAG GATGCCACCAAgaaaattcttgaaataatGGAGGGGAAACCGGATCTCATAATTGGGAACTATACAGATGGAAATTTAGTGGCTTCTCTGATGGCCAACAAACTTGGGGTTACCCTG GGAACTATCGCACATGCTTTAGAGAAGACTAAGTATGAAGATTCAGACTTGAAATGGAAGGAACTAGACTCCAAGTATCACTTCTCATGTCAATTCACAGCTGATACAATTGCAATGAATTCTGCGGATTTCATCATCACTAGTACATACCAGGAAATTGCTGGAAG CAAAGATAGGCCTGGGCAATACGAAAGCCACACAGCATTTACGCTTCCAGGGATCTCTAGAGTAGTTTCAGGCATCAACATTTTTGATCCAAAGTTCAACATTGCTTCTCCAGGGGCAGATCAAACAGTTTATTTTCCAGCAACAGAAAAACTGAAGCGCTTCACATCATTTCGTCCAGCCATCGATGAACTACTTTTCAGCAAAATTGAAAATGATCAGCACAT tGGATACCTTGAAGATAAAAAGAAACCTATAATATTCTCAATGGCGAGGCTGGACACTGTGAAGAACATAAGCGGATTAACTGAATGGTACGGGAAGAACAAAAGGCTGAGAAATTTGGTTAATCTAGTCATTGTCGCAGGCTTTTTTGACCCTTCAAAATCAAAAGATAGAGAAGAAATAGCTGAGATTAAAAAAATGCACACAATAATAGAAATGTATCAGCTTAAGGGCCAGCTGAGATGGATCGCTGCACAGACAGACAAGAATCGAAACAGTGAGCTCTATCGCTGCATTGCTGATACAAAGGGAGCTTTTGTGCAGCCTGCTCTTTATGAAGCATTCGGCCTTACTGTTATCGAGGCAATGAACTGTGGATTACCAACCTTTGCAACGAATCAAGGAGGTCCTGCTGAGATCATCGTTGATGGTGTTTCAGGCTACCATATTGATCCTAACAACGGGGATGAATCAAGTAACAAGATTGCTGATTTTTTCCAGAAGTGCAAGGAGGACGCTGAATtttggaacagaatttcgtctGCAGCATTAAGCCGGATATATGAATG CTATACGTGGAAGATTTACGCGAATAAAATGTTGAATATGGGGACAATCTATGGGTTTTGGAGGCAATTGTACAAGGACCAGAAGCTAGCAAAACAAAGATACATTCAAATGTTATATAATCTCCAATTCAGAAACTTG GTAAAGACTGTGCCTCTATCAGTTTCTGCACCAGCACCGCAACTAGCCATCCCAAAAGAAATTGTAAAAGTGCAACCAAAGCGCACGCAATCCAGATTTTCCAGATTGTTTGGAGCATAA
- the LOC108216536 gene encoding NAC domain-containing protein 54 isoform X1, protein MAPVSLPPGFRFHPTDEELVAYYLKRKINGRKIELEVIPEVDLYKCEPWDLPGKSLLPSKDLEWYFFSPRDRKYPNGSRTNRATRAGYWKATGKDRKVNSQMRAVGMKKTLVYYRGRAPHGARTDWVMHEYRLDERECETASGLQLQDAYALCRIFKKSLNAIKVVNHYGIAASDHSSSNIEIYSDGRCEDNVESSDHPMSLSSAYPPNNSMASASTYNNSGTNTHHDAKWMQYLSEEAFSFSNPSSFQDAAALSYPPSKVDIALECARLQHRLSLPPLQVQDFPQADYVDMKMQEARSMYGDTSNQHQDILQEILSVAQVSQELMNQNSWINGNASAAEDDFSFLPQENKIQGQNNSRSMVTGHNEDLGTERMVENLRWVGMSNKDLVKSFHEEYNCVPIENISSFQNNHNLQGESSHQHDFQEVNDTEETDHFSLEFVNDDPNDHGFLNDAELDDFSTSPTFDVYEKIEVTHGLFVSTRQVPDTYFHKIVPSQTVKVHINPMIVHSFPISAVDAAARPWNISLLDKFKALITTITMVGTTKSLKPWTKTPHPFVGIVSLMITFLYLEDNIDYLIELRDVDDLPDQMKTEQLRNLENFEIFNWEYKEKKCGNVKKEWGSLVLNKVWPCVTLALASYFLGAAHFM, encoded by the exons ATGGCCCCTGTATCGTTGCCCCCGGGGTTTCGGTTCCATCCAACAGATGAGGAATTAGTAGCCTACTACCTCAAGAGAAAAATCAATGGACGTAAGATAGAGCTTGAAGTCATCCCTGAAGTTGATCTCTACAAGTGCGAACCATGGGACTTGCCAG GGAAATCACTATTGCCAAGCAAAGATCTAGAGTGGTATTTCTTTAGTCCCAGAGATCGGAAATACCCAAATGGATCAAGGACTAATCGAGCAACTAGAGCCGGATACTGGAAAGCAACGGGGAAGGATAGAAAAGTGAACTCCCAAATGCGCGCAGTGGGAATGAAGAAAACCCTTGTTTATTACAGAGGGAGAGCTCCTCATGGTGCTAGAACTGACTGGGTTATGCATGAGTATAGGCTGGATGAGAGGGAATGTGAGACTGCCTCTGGCTTGCAG TTGCAGGATGCATATGCCTTGTGTCGCATCTTCAAAAAGAGTTTGAATGCAATAAAGGTTGTAAATCACTATGGGATCGCAGCTAGTGATCATTCATCTAgtaatattgaaatatattcTGATGGAAGATGTGAAGATAATGTGGAGAGCTCTGATCATCCAATGTCATTGTCATCAGCATATCCTCCTAACAATTCCATGGCCTCTGCCTCCACCTATAACAATAGTGGCACAAATACTCATCATGATGCTAAATGGATGCAATACTTGTCCGAAGAGGCTTTTAGCTTTTCAAATCCCTCTAGTTTCCAAGATGCTGCTGCCCTTTCGTATCCACCTTCCAAG GTCGATATAGCATTAGAATGTGCAAGATTGCAACACCGTCTCTCGTTGCCTCCATTGCAAGTGCAAGACTTTCCACAGGCTGACTATGTTGATATGAAGATGCAGGAGGCAAGGTCCATGTATGGCGATACAAGTAATCAACACCAGGATATTTTACAAGAAATTCTTTCGGTTGCACAAGTTTCTCAGGAACTGATGAATCAGAATTCTTGGATCAATGGAAATGCTTCTGCTGCTGAAGATGATTTTTCATTTCTAcctcaagaaaataaaattcaaggcCAGAATAATAGCAGGTCCATGGTAACCGGACATAATGAAGACCTCGGAACTGAGAGAATGGTTGAGAACTTAAGATGGGTAGGAATGTCAAATAAAGATCTTGTCAAG AGTTTCCATGAAGAATACAATTGTGTTCCAATAGAAAACATATCAAGTTTTCAGAACAATCATAATTTGCAAG GTGAAAGCAGTCATCAACATGACTTCCAAGAAGTTAATGATACTGAAGAAACTGATCATTTCTCGCTTGAATTTGTGAACGATGATCCAAATGATCATGGCTTCTTAAATGATGCAGAATTGGATGATTTCTCAACTTCTCCAACCTTTGATGTATATGAGAAAATCGAAGTCACCCATGGTCTCTTTGTGTCTACTCGTCAAGTTCCAGACACATACTTCCACAAAATAGTTCCTTCACAGACAGTTAAGGTTCATATAAATCCAATGATTGTCCATAGCTTTCCAATATCAGCAGTCGATGCAGCAGCAAGGCCTTGGAATATAAGTCTACTGGACAAGTTCAAGGCACTGATCACCACTATAACCATGGTCGGAACAACCAAATCCTTGAAGCCATGGACTAAAACTCCCCACCCATTTGTCGGTATAGTATCACTCATGATCACATTTCTATATCTGGAGGATAATATTGATTATCTCATTGAGTTGAGGGATGTCGACGATTTGCCTGATCAAATGAAGACAGAACAGCTCAGGAATctggaaaattttgaaatttttaactgggagtataaggaaaagaaatGTGGAAATGTGAAGAAAGAATGGGGCAGTCTGGTATTGAACAAGGTGTGGCCTTGTGTTACTCTTGCTTTAGCTAGCTATTTCTTGGGTGCAGCACATTTTATGTGA